The DNA sequence tacccacacacctctctttctcttattagccacacacctctctctttacccacacatctctctccctctctcttttcattattttgtatttCTCTCCTGCTATCATTCTTTCGATAAATAATTTAGTTAAACCCCCGACCTCTTTCGTTCCCATCAATCTGTGattattttttcttcttctaccaTTTACTCATTCCTAGTCTCTTTAGGTgcaccctcctcatctctcctatctctGTTCTTACCCtcactgttctgttctctgttcacTATTCAATGTTCTTTGTCTAGTGTCTAGTGTAGACTATAGTCAACCCCTatctttcctgtctctccctcttatgtgtctttctgtctgtcttgtctcatTCTTTGCAGTCAAACAGGCACTGCAAAATAACAGTTGAGGAGTCAGAGACAGGTCAATGGGGACCTCTTCTGGCGATTTCAGTGTACTACAACAGTTTGAGGACGAATTAAAAAAGGACTTGGCAGAGAAATATTGCTTCACAATATTACCGTTTTTTAAAACTTATCCTTATCCTTATCCTCTCAATatagagaataggagagagagaagtgaataGAGAAttgggaggggtggagagagaaagaaggggtcTATGATGTCAAATCagttctaggccgtcattgaaaataagaatttgttcttaactgactggttaaataaaggttaaataaaggtaaaataaaaattaaaaaaaacaatCTTGAGCACTAtttaatttacctttatttaactaggcaagtccattaagaacaaattcttattttcaatgacagcctagtgggttaactgcctgttcaggggcagaacaacagatttgtaccttgtcagcttggggatttgaacttgcaaacttccggatactagtccaatgctctaaccactaggctacgctggaCAAGTGGGCTGTACAAGTGACCCCAatctgtcaacacaatacacactgCTCTctcacagaaagaaagagacacacaccgaTGCACAAACACTAcacatatcaatcaatcaatcacattttatttatatagcccttcgtacatcagctgatatctcaaagtgctgtacagaaacccagcctaaatccccaaacagcaagcaatgcaggtgtagaagcacggtggctaggaaaaactccctagaaaggccaaaacctaggaagaaacctagagaggaaccaggctatgtgaggtagccagtcctcttctggctgtgccgggtggagattataacggaacatggccaagatgttcaaatgttcataaatgaccagcatggtcaaataatagtaaggcagaacagttgaaactggagcagcagcatggccaggtggactggggacagcaaggagtcatcatgtcaggtagtcctggggcatggtcctagggctcaggtcttccgagagaaagaaagaaagagagaattagagaacgcacacttagattcacacaggacaccgaataggacaggagaagtactccagatataacaaactgaccctagccccccgacacaaactactgcagcataaatactggaggctgagacaggaggggtcaggagacactgtggccccatctgaggacacccccggacagggccaaacaggaaggatataaccccacctactttgccaaagcacagcccccacaccactagagggatatcttcaaccaacaacttaccatcctgagacaaggctgagtatagcccacaaagatctccgccacggcacaacccaagggggggcgccaacccagacaggatgaccacaacagtgaatcaacccactcaggtgacgcaccccctgcagggacggcatgcgagagccccagtaagccagtgactcagcccctgtaatagggttagaggcagagaatcccagtggaaagaggggaactggccaggcagagacagcaagggcggttcgttgctccagagcctttccgttcaccttcccactcctgggccagactacactcaatcatatgacccactgaagagatgagtcttcagtaaagacttaaaggttgagaccgagtttgcgtctctgacatgggtaggcagaccgttccataaaaatggagctctataggagatagacgcccacccggaccctccctattgttttgaggtgcgttcgggagtccgcaccttagggggggttctgtcacgccctggtcgaagtattttatgtttatcttcatttatttggtcaggccagggtgtgacatgggtttttgtatgtggtgtgtatgtagtgggattgtagcttagtggggtgttctaggtaagtctatggctgtctgaagtggttctcaatcagaggcaggtgtttatcattgtctctgattgggaaccatatttaggcagccatattctttggttgtgttgtgggtgattgtccttagtgtcttgatgtccttattctgtgttagtttgcaccagtttaggctgtttcggttttcattgcgttttgttgagtttgtgttttgattcgtgttacgttgttttattaaacatggatcacaatctacacgctgcagtttggtccgactctccttcaccacatgaaaaccgttacatggagatgtatccactcagtcaagtaggcctgctagtggtagtggtggagatgtatccactcagtcaagtaggcctactagtgatagtggtggagatgtatccactcagtcaagtaggcgtggtagtggtggagccagcacctccacacgtggagatgtatccactcagtcaagtagaccTACTCCGCGACCCACAGCAACGCAGTCTTCTATGGGCCAGTTTATGCAAAAGTCTATGTCTGTAGCAAAACCAGCCTAAATTAATATTGCATTGGCTAAAATGATTGCCACCGATTTCCAGCCATTTTCTATTGTGGAGGACAGAGGTTTCAGAAATTATAGCAATAGTCTAAATCCAATGTACACAATTCCAAGCAGGAAAACCCTTTCAAAAtcacttattccacaactgtacgGGAGCACACAGGCTTCAGGGCGGGAAAGAGTCCAGAAAGCTACTGTAGTTTGCTTTACCACTGACTGCTGGACATCAAGGGTAACCACTTCTTACATGTCGGTTACATGTCACTTCATTGAAGATGGTTTGATGTCTAGCTGTCTTCTGGACTGCTTTGAGTTCAGCAACAGACACCTCAGAGAACttggcagaggaactgttgagAGTGGCCAGAGAATGGCAAGTAAGATGGAAAAGTGGTCTGTTGTGTTAGCGACAATGCAGCGAACATAACCAAAGTCATTAACATTTTAAAATGGACCCATCATCCATGTCCTGCCCACACAATCAACCTGATTGTATGAGATGCTCtgaaggtgtcacgccctgaccttagtgagctgttttatttctctatttggttaggtcagggtgtgatgtggggtagAGAGGGTCCCGCAgaaagggtccccagtccggggtcggtgGCGAGGGTCCCCACACCAGGGGCGCCACCAAAGTGGGGTGAGCCAGAGGTGGAAcggggtctacgtcccgcaccagagccgccaccgcggatagaggcccaccccacatcaccccctgacctaaccaaatagagaaataaaacggtgATGAAGCCCACTGCAGCTGTGGAATACTTCCACAGGAGCACAGTAGGTGCTGAAAAACTCAAGTCTACACAACGCCAGATGGGGATGCCCGAGCTGAGGCCTAAACAAGACTGCACTACGAGGTAGAATTCAACATTTTATATGTTGAAGCGGTTTCTTGAGTCAAATGATGCTATCATCTCTACCCTGGCCGTTGTCAATgcacctgttgatgctctgacccaagaggaatgggaggtggtggaggaggtgtgcagagtcctggaaccctttgagcaggtcactggagatcagtggagaggtacagtaagcagttattactacatcattatttaatccagtattatatatgtatatgagcaGTGATGAGAATGTAGTATCAATAGATAAAACATGAACCTGAACTAATAAgttactgttctctcttttcagCTATGTGACAGCCTCAAAAATGATACTCCTGTGTAAGGGTCTGCAGCCAATCACAGCCAGCCGCCAGAAAGAAGCAAATGTAACCGCAGGACATGTGACAGAGTTGATGGACACCCTGTGACAGAAAGTTccacagaatggaatataatcACGTGCTATCAGAAACTGCACTTGACTAAGAAGTTAGCCTTCAGTGATGCCAGAGCGATTGATGAGGCTCTTCAAAGaataacctcagcagcagggagggacagccccagcagtcagaTGTCTCGGGCACCAGGGCAACATGAAGAAGAGGGatcagatggagcagaagcacCAGCAGTAGTGCCACAAACATCTGCTGTTTGGATGCTGTTTGACGAGAGAGCAACTGGGGATGCAGCACGAAGGAATCCCTAAGCAGATGCCATAATGGAGGTCCGATCCTATTTGGAGGAGCAACTCTATGATCTGCAGATTCTCTGGGCTGGTGGAAGAACAAGGCCTCTGTCTCCCCACGGCTTACTaaagtcatgacagggagactCTGCCTAGTGGCAGATGAACAAACCAGTGATGGGCCAATGATGGGCTCACCAAAAAGAGCCGTCTCTTTTGGCTCCCAAACGGCTCTGAGAGGGTCTTCTCGAAAACAGGACAAATAATTACTGAGAGAAGAAACCGCATCAGCCGAAAATGAGGCAGCTTGCATTTCTGAATGCAAATCTCTCAAAAAAGCTAAATATAGTCAGCATTTctgtgtgctgctggttataacatggcaatcaagaagagagagaaaagagggcccagtttaatgttttaagtgggatgctgcagttttgcacgttaattatttttctttgatatggtgcaatattctattatCATGTTGTTCAGATTGTATTTGTTTTGAATTGTTAGATTGATatgcactttgtttatatacatAATTAAATGTTATactttaaatgcaaatgtttaataGCATTATTTTTCATAACAAACCAATGCATTTCAAAATACATCGTGGTTAAGGTAGAGTATGATTTCATTTAATCATTTAATTAGAATTATTTTAACACCATTCATAGTCAAAACTATCGCAAACTTTATGActtgaaaaaatacaaaacatattttttttaaagagcggTTTGGGAGCCAAACGAACCGGCTCACTGAAATGATCCGGAACGCCCATCACGCCCATCTGGGGTTACAAGACCTTTATTTCCTCATCACGTGATCTGGAATCGCAGCAGAAAAACAGGTATTGCTCGAGACAAAAAACTCCAAAGACATGACGATCACAGACGGCTCCCGTTGTACGATGGAAGTTATAGAAGTTGAGGAATTCTTGCGGAACCCTCCGCCCGGTTTCACCGTAGAAGCTGGCGACCGATTCGTGAAAAGCGATCCTGAAAACTGCTGCGTGTTCATCGATGACTTCGAGTTATCCAGAGGAGGAAAAGTAGTCTTCCAACACTCGCAGGGAAAGTAAGGAATATGTTCATTTTAAAAGTTTGATACATTAGTCAGCCTTGAAGATATAATTAATTCAGCTGAGCATCAACTTCTTAACTAGCAATCGAAAATGTATCCAACAATTTATTTTCTTTCAGGAAAATCACAGTGCGCAATTTGGGAGATTACACTCGCTTCAGGAAGAACCTAACCTCAAAAAAGATATATATACTGGTGTCTGCATGTGAAAGTAAACCTTCATCGACAGATAAGAAAGCTCCCAAAAACAGAAGAGGTACAACGTTTCACTGTTCTATCTATAATGGTCCTGTAGGCTGCAGCAGACACGGCGTGCTCTGCGCTGTCGTCCATGGTTTTCACAAATGACTTTTCATAACGTTACTCTTTACTGCATCAAATACCAGATTGCATATGTACAGGAGTAAATGTTAGCccgatacagtatatgtgtgttgGTGGATATCAGCAGTACATACTTCTTAACCATGCAGTGAAACAACAACGTTATTTATGTATTTTTAACCTGGGCTGGCCCTTCCATATGGAGGTTATGAGTCACTCCCTGCTTCCCAAATtgtaccttattccctatatagtacactactgttggcCAGGGCTATGGCCAATATAttgtactataaagggaatatggtgctatttgggacgtaaCTGTGGTTTTTGACCAGTTGCAGGCGGTGCAGAGTGACCTTTTTAAGTGTGACTCACAGCCTAACTTAACACAGTGGCCTTCACAGGACTGACTGACTCTTTCTgatgctctttctctctgactctctctcctcttctccctccatccccagtGCTCCAGCAGTATGTGGTGTCCATTGATGGCCATAACCCTCTGATCAAGTGGGAGATCGAGAGAGGCCTGGACAGGACTATCTCCTCTGTGGCTGGGGAGAGCTACAGGGTCGATGTGAGTTTGTCATTTTTTTTTGTtataaaaataacattttaaagaGTGATTCTTAGATAAAAAGCTTATT is a window from the Oncorhynchus keta strain PuntledgeMale-10-30-2019 chromosome 6, Oket_V2, whole genome shotgun sequence genome containing:
- the LOC118384890 gene encoding mesenteric estrogen-dependent adipogenesis protein-like, which translates into the protein MTITDGSRCTMEVIEVEEFLRNPPPGFTVEAGDRFVKSDPENCCVFIDDFELSRGGKVVFQHSQGKKITVRNLGDYTRFRKNLTSKKIYILVSACESKPSSTDKKAPKNRRVLQQYVVSIDGHNPLIKWEIERGLDRTISSVAGESYRVDIDLCDALRGWAGESFCLLGNREKVTPVWKDTCFTLKYYSDALFDFPHWLGFSKRHFKISYHGR